CGGCCTCCGGATCGTCGTCGAGTTTTTGGGACAGCAGATAAAGATAGTTGTTGATAATGGACAGTGGGTTGTTGATTTCATGAGCTGCGGCGCGTAACTGCAGATGATGCTCATCGTTTTCCATCTGACGCTGTTGGGCGGTCTGTCGGCTGAGTTTGATGATCTGTTCGAGGCTTTTCCCGGCGGATTGGGCTGCCGTGGCCAGAAATGATATTTGCGACTGCAGGCTCTGCCATTGAGCTGCATTAACGCGTGCGGCAGCGACAAAAGCAGGCCGAGTCCGATTGGGCAGGGGAATAAAGCATAACGCTTCCGCCTCCATCAGATGATGTAGCTGACGGTCGGCAATGCAAAGATTCTCCTGAGCGGTGCCGATACTGCACAGGATTTCACCACGATGGAATGTCGCGATGGCCAGACTGCTCGGATGATCCAACGGCATCGTCATGCTGTTAAGCAGCGGGTTGGTTCCGAGATCATCGAAGCCCTGCAGGTGCCCATTTTCTGCGATCAGCAGACACAGGTGATCAAGCCCGAACAGGAGATGAAAATCACGCCGTAGCCGGGTAAAGGCTTTTTGTTTGTCATCGGGGGGCGGACCGCCGTGCAGGGCATTGGTGAGCGAATGCTGTTGTACCTGTCGGCGCAATAAATGATGAAACTGATCATGACTGGAGATGAAGCGTTCCGCCGCATCCGGAACCTCGCTGGCGGCTATACCGGTCAAGCTGCAGACCAAGGCATCCGTTTTTTCGCGAACCCGTAGCCGCAGTTGCTCCACGACATCGGCGTTAAGCCCGAAGAGCAGATGTGCCGCATGGGAAAAGCTTTGATTATCGTCGTGGCTGTCGCAAATACGTCGGGCCAGTGCCAGAAGGCGAACCAGGATGGTTGCGTCGGAGAGTTGTTCGACCGCTGCGGTCTGAAAGGCGACGGCATCACACATAAAAGAGTGGAGGGCGCACTGGCGCATTTCATCCGCCGCCCTTGCCGAAGAGGTTGTTTGAAACAGCTGTTGTTCGGTGTGCTCCATCTGTTCCAGGCTTTGCGTGACGTCAATTGCGTCCAAATACTTTTGGGGATCGGAGCACAGCAGAGACAATTGTCCCAGTCGGTGGAGCAGCCCGGATAAGTAGGCCTCTTCTTTGGGTTTATGGCCGATCAGCTCAGCCAGCTCTTCGCTTAATTGGGCACAAAAAATCGACCGGTACCACATGGTGGCCACCGGTCGGGATAATTCGGGTTCGACT
This region of uncultured Desulfuromonas sp. genomic DNA includes:
- a CDS encoding HDOD domain-containing protein produces the protein MNDCQPHPPESGSCTLTIPHILLKVIRQFEQPDIDFATLADTIRQDPVITARIIKLANSVYFRQWSEVTQLKQLLVVLGLDTVRHITLLCATEQIFSQVEPELSRPVATMWYRSIFCAQLSEELAELIGHKPKEEAYLSGLLHRLGQLSLLCSDPQKYLDAIDVTQSLEQMEHTEQQLFQTTSSARAADEMRQCALHSFMCDAVAFQTAAVEQLSDATILVRLLALARRICDSHDDNQSFSHAAHLLFGLNADVVEQLRLRVREKTDALVCSLTGIAASEVPDAAERFISSHDQFHHLLRRQVQQHSLTNALHGGPPPDDKQKAFTRLRRDFHLLFGLDHLCLLIAENGHLQGFDDLGTNPLLNSMTMPLDHPSSLAIATFHRGEILCSIGTAQENLCIADRQLHHLMEAEALCFIPLPNRTRPAFVAAARVNAAQWQSLQSQISFLATAAQSAGKSLEQIIKLSRQTAQQRQMENDEHHLQLRAAAHEINNPLSIINNYLYLLSQKLDDDPEAAGQLNIIQEEMARVGTMVSGLKHLMNTDEERTTPDHVDINRLIEKLHVLLTQSMYKPRQQTLHLELDRSLPPVHCGVSSLKQILVNLLKNASEALPPQGEVWLTTRDNLYKNGQHFFEIDLRDNGPGIPQEMFNQLFQPITSGKEGHSGLGLSIVKKLVDQLQGEISCSSSTSGTRFQLLLPRSLPERSEQSHA